The Deltaproteobacteria bacterium DNA segment CGAGCCCCACGACCTGTGGCAGCGCTATATCGACCCGGAGTTCAAGGACCGCGCCCCCAAGGGCTTGCAGCGCGATTTCCGCGACCTCGGCGTCGAACTCGACGGCAAGATCCTGCCGATCCCGAGGCGGCCGGAGAACCCGGGGCTGAGGGACTACCGCCTGGCCACCCTCAAGGAGAAATACAGCGACGTGGCCGCGCGCAACTTCGACGGCGTAAGCCAGGTCATGGCCATGGACAAGGAAGGCCTCGACGTGGCGTTCCTGTTCCCCACGCGCGGGCTCTTCGTCCTCGGCATCGACGGGCTCGACCCGGAACTGGCGGCGGCCATCTCCCGAGCCTACAACGACTGGCTCTACGACTTCGCGCAGGCCGACCGCGACCGCATGGTCTGCGTCGCCATGGTGCCGCCCCAGAACGTCGAGGCGGCGGTGGCCGAGACCAGGAGGACGGTGACCGAGATGGGGTTCCGGGGCATCTTCATGCGTCCCAACCAGACCAACGGCAAGTGCTGGAGCGACCCCTACTACGATCCCCTGTGGGAGGTATGCCAGAGCCTGAACGTGCCGGTGGGCTTCCACGAGGCCGGACGGGTCTATCAACCCCAGCCGGCCATCTCGCAGTTCATCCCGTCGTTCTCCATGTT contains these protein-coding regions:
- a CDS encoding amidohydrolase family protein, encoding MAKQGFKAMDSDMHVFEPHDLWQRYIDPEFKDRAPKGLQRDFRDLGVELDGKILPIPRRPENPGLRDYRLATLKEKYSDVAARNFDGVSQVMAMDKEGLDVAFLFPTRGLFVLGIDGLDPELAAAISRAYNDWLYDFAQADRDRMVCVAMVPPQNVEAAVAETRRTVTEMGFRGIFMRPNQTNGKCWSDPYYDPLWEVCQSLNVPVGFHEAGRVYQPQPAISQFIPSFSMFNTLSFPLANMFACADMIYGGVMERFPKLRVAFLEGNCSWLPWLLYRMGDYMESVGKAEYPDLKLEPLEYFQRQCFGAVECDEVTAKHIPEFGLEDNVVFSTDYPHLDVKYPHSLDTFLEMPFSDESKRKYLWDNCARLYNMGQ